One stretch of Hevea brasiliensis isolate MT/VB/25A 57/8 chromosome 12, ASM3005281v1, whole genome shotgun sequence DNA includes these proteins:
- the LOC110661919 gene encoding 5-formyltetrahydrofolate cyclo-ligase-like protein COG0212, with protein sequence MNSREKVAQDFQLCCVKIIRKSNVKVDRSQMDSTLTRISASAAPFSVNNFQKLHVLSSSSSTRISAKRLFCSDPKLEITSTQRPQYDAVLDEYAFEAQRLRLDSKAREAMAETSKREMEADTEDDPKAWKWVIRKRIWDFMEARNFAQNPRPVHHRIPNFVGASAAAKNLAGLEVFQNADCVKVNPDSPQKQVRFLTLSGGKKLLTPQPRLRTGFFSVLESNMLPPNAINEACTSVGVAKYGRPIGLDEKIKVDVIVIGSVAVDPNTGARLGKGEGFAELEYGMLRYMGAIDDSTPVVTSVHDCQLVDDIPVEKLLIHDVPVDIICTPTQVIFTNTTILKPQGIYWEKLSPEKLGQIRILRELKSRIERETGQKLPCGPSEKLPPTAQRRKK encoded by the exons ATGAACTCTAGAGAAAAGGTGGCCCAAGACTTCCAACTCTGTTGCGTGAAGATTATTAGGAAATCAAAtg TGAAAGTAGATAGATCACAGATGGATTCAACACTGACCCGAATATCGGCTTCAGCTGCTCCCTTTTCTGTTAACAATTTTCAAAAGCTTCATgttctatcttcttcttcttcaacaaGGATTTCTGCTAAGCGATTGTTCTGTTCCGATCCTAAGCTGGAAATTACCAGTACACAACGTCCCCAATACGACGCCGTTCTCGACGAGTACGCTTTCGAGGCCCAGAGATTACGACTCGATTCCAAGGCAAGAGAAGCCATGGCCGAGACTTCTAAGAGAGAGATGGAGGCGGATACAGAGGATGATCCCAAAGCTTGGAAATGGGTCATCCGCAAGAGAATTTGGGATTTTATGGAGGCACGTAACTTTGCCCAGAACCCGCGACCTGTTCATCATCGTATCCCCAATTTTGTTGGCGCCTCAGCTGCTGCTAAGAAT TTGGCTGGGTTAGAGGTGTTCCAGAATGCGGATTGTGTGAAGGTAAACCCTGATTCTCCTCAAAAGCAAGTCAGGTTTCTCACTCTCTCTG GTGGAAAGAAGCTGTTGACTCCTCAACCCCGTTTGAGGACAGGGTTTTTCTCTGTTCTTGAATCCAATATGTTGCCCCCTAATGCCATTAATGAGGCATGCACCTCTGTGGGGGTTGCCAAGTATGGAAGGCCAATTGGATTGGATGAAAAGATCAAAGTGGATGTAATTGTCATTGGTTCAGTTGCTGTTGATCCAAACACAGGTGCTCGTCTTGGCAAAGGAGAG GGATTTGCAGAACTTGAATATGGGATGCTGCGGTATATGGGTGCCATTGATGATTCGACACCAGTTGTCACTTCTG TGCATGATTGCCAATTGGTAGATGATATTCCGGTCGAGAAATTGTTGATCCATGATGTTCCTGTTGACATCATATGCACTCCCACTCAAGTCATATTCACCAACACAACCATCCTCAAGCCTCAAG GTATCTACTGGGAGAAATTGTCGCCTGAGAAGCTTGGCCAAATTCGGATACTAAGAGAGCTGAAGAGCAGAATTGAAAGGGAGACTGGGCAGAAACTTCCTTGTGGACCATCTGAGAAACTACCCCCAACGGCACAGCGGAGAAAGAAATGA
- the LOC110661920 gene encoding protein LIKE COV 2, with translation MAENKESTSSSLSQGLTHHDSDPDDIPKSPPSSPNSSTRKACYAVLQSWVSKKFMTGCVVLFPVAVSFLVTWWFIQFVDGFFSPIYAKLGIDIFGLGFVTSLLFVFFVGIFASSWMGATVFWVGEWFIKRMPFMKHIYSASKQISAAISPDQNTTAFKEVAIIRHPRHGEYAFGFITSSVILQREDGDEELCSVYVPTNHLYIGDIFLVNSDEIIRPNLSIREGIEIIVSVGMTMPQLISSVERIPHQSNRIPLSRIV, from the exons ATGGCAGAGAACAAGGAATCAACGTCGAGTTCACTGAGCCAAGGACTGACTCACCATGACTCGGATCCAGATGATATCCCTAAGTCTCCTCCGAGTTCCCCCAATTCCTCCACTCGCAAG GCTTGCTATGCTGTTCTTCAGAGTTGGGTTTCGAAAAAGTTCATGACTGGATG TGTTGTTCTCTTTCCAGTTGCTGTTTCCTTTTTAGTGACTTGGTGGTTTATCCAGTTTGTTGATGGTTTCTTTAGCccaatatatgctaaacttggcattgACATTTTCG GCCTTGGATTTGTTACTTCACTACTTTTTGTATTCTTCGTTGGAATTTTTGCATCATCATGGATGGGTGCAACTGTTTTCTGGGTTGGAGaatggtttattaagcgaatgcCATTTATGAAGCACATTTACTCAGCCTCCAAACAAATTAGTGCTGCTATTTCTCCag ACCAAAACACTACTGCTTTTAAGGAGGTTGCAATTATCCGTCATCCTCGTCATGGTGAATATGCATTTGGTTTCATCACATCATCTGTCATCCTTCAG AGAGAAGATGGAGATGAAGAGTTATGCAGTGTTTATGTCCCAACAAACCATCTATACATTGGTGACATATTTCTGGTCAATTCTGATGAGATCATAAGACCAAACTTGTCTATTCGGGAAGGCATAG AGATCATTGTTTCAGTTGGTATGACAATGCCACAGCTGATATCTTCTGTAGAAAGGATTCCTCATCAGAGCAATAGGATCCCTCTAAGCAGAATCGTATGA